The Betaproteobacteria bacterium genome includes a window with the following:
- a CDS encoding OB-fold domain-containing protein, with the protein MKPVVKDWTEDAEAIAYQTCGACKAVWYFQRSFCPECGASAPTTLQASGRGTVHARTLVARAPTEELRAHSPYLIVLVDADEGFRLMAHGDAGLQIGDRVRARFAQLAGRKIPYFEKP; encoded by the coding sequence TTGAAACCCGTCGTGAAGGATTGGACCGAGGACGCAGAGGCTATCGCCTATCAGACTTGCGGGGCTTGCAAGGCTGTCTGGTATTTCCAGCGCAGTTTCTGTCCCGAATGCGGCGCCTCCGCGCCGACCACGCTGCAGGCATCGGGACGGGGTACGGTGCACGCGCGCACGCTGGTCGCGCGCGCGCCGACCGAGGAGTTGCGGGCGCATTCGCCCTACCTCATCGTGCTGGTCGATGCCGATGAAGGCTTCCGCCTGATGGCGCACGGCGATGCGGGCCTGCAGATCGGCGACCGCGTGCGCGCCCGTTTCGCCCAACTCGCCGGCAGGAAAATTCCCTATTTCGAGAAACCCTAA
- a CDS encoding acetate--CoA ligase family protein, with protein sequence MREALRTVLNPKSVAVIGASENENKIGGRPLLYLSRHGYKGKVYPINPKRAEIQGFKAYPSLADVPDVPEAAIVALAGDAAIEAVEQCAQRGVKTAVVMTSGFGETDPVEGKAKEKRMRDAAHAGGMRIVGPNSQGLANFGTGAILSFSTMYIEAPPMDGPIAVVSQSGAMSVVPYGLLRSRGLGVRHSHATGNDADVTVAELASVVAEDPDLKLLLLYLESINDPFFLAETARIAHERNLPVIALKSGRTAAGQEAARSHTGALANEDRTVDAFLAKHGIWRARDTAELVASAEMYLKGWKPKGRRLVAISNSGAVCVMAADAASTVGMPLAKLADGTRAKLGKILPGFATTSNPIDITAALLTNSGLFSEILPVLARDSAADAFLIGIPVAGQGYDVEAFARDSADFAKATAKPLVVAIPQPNIAARFKAHDLPVFPTEYEAVAALNQFLSHGELIQASKGRALTSTQAPAAAAKSSAMLNEADSLKLLAGAGVPVVKFRLCNSADDAAAALAELGGPVAVKGCSADVAHKSELGLVRLGLIDAGQVRTAFTEMKQALTDHGARFDGAIVAKMARGRREMMIGARVDPVFGPVVLVGDGGKYVEAMPDVQLLISPLTAAEVKEALGRLRVAPLLAGVRGEPALDVEAFCEAALAVCRLMMNPQSGVVNLDLNPVLVGARGEGCVALDAVVYTTKG encoded by the coding sequence TTGCGCGAGGCGTTGCGCACCGTGCTGAATCCGAAATCCGTCGCGGTCATCGGTGCGTCGGAAAACGAGAACAAGATAGGCGGACGCCCGCTGCTCTATCTCTCCCGTCACGGCTACAAGGGCAAGGTTTATCCGATCAACCCGAAGCGCGCCGAGATCCAGGGTTTCAAGGCCTATCCATCGCTTGCCGATGTTCCCGACGTGCCGGAAGCGGCCATCGTCGCGCTGGCCGGCGACGCGGCGATCGAGGCGGTCGAGCAGTGCGCCCAGCGCGGGGTGAAAACCGCGGTGGTGATGACCTCTGGCTTCGGCGAGACCGATCCGGTCGAGGGCAAGGCCAAGGAAAAACGCATGCGCGATGCGGCGCACGCGGGCGGAATGCGCATCGTCGGTCCGAATTCCCAGGGTCTGGCCAATTTTGGCACCGGCGCGATCCTGTCGTTTTCGACCATGTATATCGAAGCCCCGCCGATGGACGGACCGATCGCCGTCGTCAGCCAGTCGGGTGCGATGAGCGTGGTGCCTTACGGTTTGCTGCGTTCCCGCGGCCTCGGCGTGCGGCACTCGCACGCCACCGGCAACGACGCCGACGTGACCGTCGCGGAACTGGCTTCGGTGGTTGCCGAAGACCCGGACCTGAAACTGCTGCTGCTCTATCTCGAAAGCATCAACGATCCATTCTTTCTAGCCGAGACCGCGCGCATCGCGCACGAGCGCAATCTGCCGGTGATTGCGCTGAAGTCAGGGCGCACGGCCGCCGGCCAGGAGGCGGCGAGATCGCACACTGGCGCGCTGGCCAACGAGGACAGGACGGTCGACGCCTTTCTCGCCAAGCACGGCATCTGGCGCGCGCGCGATACCGCCGAACTGGTGGCCAGCGCGGAAATGTATTTGAAAGGCTGGAAGCCGAAGGGTCGCAGACTGGTGGCGATCAGCAATTCCGGCGCGGTCTGCGTGATGGCCGCGGATGCCGCCAGCACCGTCGGCATGCCGCTGGCGAAGCTGGCGGACGGGACGCGCGCGAAACTGGGAAAGATCCTGCCGGGATTCGCAACGACGTCCAACCCGATCGACATCACCGCGGCGCTGCTGACCAACAGCGGGCTGTTCTCGGAAATCCTGCCGGTGCTGGCCCGCGATTCCGCCGCCGACGCCTTCCTGATCGGCATTCCGGTCGCGGGACAGGGCTACGATGTCGAAGCCTTTGCCCGCGATTCCGCGGATTTCGCAAAGGCGACGGCCAAGCCGCTGGTTGTGGCGATTCCGCAACCCAACATCGCCGCGCGCTTCAAGGCGCATGACCTGCCGGTATTTCCCACCGAATACGAAGCGGTAGCGGCACTGAACCAGTTCCTGTCGCATGGGGAACTCATCCAGGCATCGAAGGGCAGAGCCCTAACGAGTACGCAGGCACCGGCTGCGGCTGCGAAGTCGTCGGCGATGCTGAACGAAGCGGACAGCCTGAAATTGCTGGCGGGCGCCGGCGTGCCGGTCGTGAAATTCCGGCTGTGCAACAGCGCCGACGACGCGGCAGCGGCACTTGCGGAACTGGGCGGTCCGGTGGCGGTGAAGGGCTGCTCGGCGGACGTTGCGCACAAGAGCGAGCTGGGACTGGTGCGCCTGGGGTTGATCGACGCTGGTCAGGTGCGCACGGCATTCACGGAAATGAAGCAGGCGCTGACGGATCATGGCGCGCGATTCGACGGCGCCATCGTCGCGAAAATGGCGCGCGGCCGCCGGGAGATGATGATCGGCGCACGCGTCGACCCGGTGTTCGGGCCGGTGGTGCTGGTCGGCGACGGCGGCAAATACGTCGAAGCCATGCCCGACGTGCAGTTGCTGATTTCGCCGTTGACCGCGGCTGAAGTTAAGGAAGCTCTGGGACGATTGCGCGTTGCGCCGTTGCTGGCCGGCGTGCGCGGAGAGCCGGCGCTCGACGTGGAGGCATTCTGCGAGGCGGCGCTCGCCGTCTGCCGGTTGATGATGAATCCGCAATCCGGTGTGGTGAATCTGGATCTCAACCCTGTGCTGGTCGGCGCCAGGGGGGAGGGCTGCGTGGCACTGGACGCCGTGGTCTACACGACCAAGGGGTGA
- a CDS encoding peptidyl-prolyl cis-trans isomerase — protein sequence MSETIRLPVLLIGLLLCSAAAAEDLVGKMGDVELHSSELKAILDAQPPDARRQLATDAAALERLVRSELMRKAVLNEAKQKGWDKRQELQPLIERARDQVIVSSFVSNVALPGDGYPSEDEIKQFYESNKAQLLAPAQYLLAQIFLPAADGTDKAKAEEAKKRIGELSGKLGKSGADFAKLAKENSAHKESAEKGGELGWVSEEQMVPEIRRAVPGMNKGEVSPPVKSAAGWHLIKLLDRKPAATRPLADIRPSLIGAMRNRKAQDMERSYLEALAIKLPPTINQIEIGKLQSGLR from the coding sequence ATGTCTGAAACCATTCGCCTGCCGGTGCTGCTGATCGGCCTGTTGCTGTGTTCTGCCGCCGCCGCGGAGGACCTGGTGGGAAAAATGGGTGATGTCGAATTGCACAGTTCCGAGCTGAAGGCAATCCTCGATGCCCAGCCGCCGGACGCGCGGCGCCAGCTCGCCACCGATGCGGCGGCGCTCGAACGCCTGGTGCGCAGCGAGCTGATGCGCAAGGCGGTGCTGAATGAAGCCAAGCAGAAGGGCTGGGACAAGCGCCAGGAACTGCAGCCGCTGATCGAAAGGGCGCGTGACCAGGTTATCGTGAGTTCCTTCGTGAGCAACGTCGCGCTGCCGGGCGACGGTTATCCATCCGAAGACGAGATCAAGCAGTTCTACGAGTCGAACAAGGCGCAACTGCTCGCTCCGGCCCAGTATCTACTGGCGCAGATTTTCCTGCCGGCGGCCGACGGCACCGACAAGGCCAAGGCCGAGGAAGCCAAGAAGAGGATCGGCGAACTGAGCGGCAAGCTCGGCAAGTCGGGAGCCGATTTCGCGAAACTTGCGAAGGAAAACTCCGCGCACAAGGAAAGCGCGGAAAAGGGCGGCGAACTCGGCTGGGTCAGCGAAGAGCAGATGGTTCCGGAGATCCGCCGGGCAGTGCCCGGAATGAACAAAGGCGAGGTGAGCCCGCCGGTCAAATCCGCGGCCGGCTGGCATCTCATCAAGCTGCTGGACAGGAAGCCCGCGGCGACACGCCCGCTGGCGGACATCCGCCCGAGTCTGATCGGCGCGATGCGCAATCGCAAGGCGCAGGATATGGAGCGCTCCTATCTCGAGGCCCTGGCCATCAAGCTGCCGCCCACCATCAATCAGATCGAAATCGGCAAGCTTCAAAGCGGATTGCGCTGA
- a CDS encoding thiolase family protein has product MSYITGVGLTPYGKLPGKSTLDLMSEAATAALADAQLERGDIDGLVCGYSTTMPHLMLSTVFAEHFGLKPEYAHAIQLGGATGFAMAMLAHHLVESGVARNILAVAGENRLTGQSRDSAIQTLAQVGHPVYEVPLGATIPAYYGLLASRYMLEHGTTETDLAELAVLMRKHACMHPGAQFKEPITVDAVLGSKPIASPLKLLDCCPVSDGGAAFVVSRVRSNDFAVRIRGTGQAHTHQHISAAPSLTHFGAAASVEKARADAGIRMADVNYAAIYDSFTITLTILLEEIGLAPRGGAGRQAREGRFDHDGIVPLNTHGGLLSYGHCGVGGAMAHLVEMHRQLTNRAQNRQAKNASLALLHGDGGVLSSHVSLVVEAA; this is encoded by the coding sequence TTGAGCTACATCACCGGCGTCGGGCTGACGCCTTACGGCAAGCTTCCGGGCAAGAGCACGCTCGATCTGATGAGCGAGGCGGCGACGGCGGCGCTTGCCGATGCGCAGTTGGAACGCGGCGACATCGACGGGCTGGTGTGCGGGTATTCCACGACGATGCCGCACCTGATGTTGTCGACCGTGTTCGCCGAACACTTCGGCCTGAAGCCCGAGTATGCGCATGCGATCCAGCTCGGCGGGGCAACCGGTTTCGCGATGGCGATGCTGGCGCATCACCTGGTCGAATCCGGCGTGGCGAGGAACATCCTGGCGGTGGCGGGCGAAAACCGGCTCACCGGGCAAAGCCGCGATTCCGCGATCCAGACGCTGGCGCAGGTCGGCCATCCGGTTTACGAAGTGCCGCTGGGTGCCACCATTCCCGCGTACTACGGCTTGCTTGCATCGCGCTACATGCTCGAACACGGTACGACGGAAACGGACCTGGCCGAGCTGGCGGTGCTGATGCGCAAACACGCCTGCATGCACCCCGGCGCGCAGTTCAAGGAGCCGATCACGGTCGATGCAGTGCTCGGCTCGAAGCCGATTGCCTCGCCGCTGAAGCTGCTCGACTGCTGCCCGGTATCGGACGGCGGGGCGGCCTTTGTCGTGAGCCGCGTCCGCAGCAACGATTTCGCGGTGCGCATCCGCGGCACAGGACAGGCGCATACCCATCAGCACATCAGCGCCGCGCCCAGCCTCACGCACTTCGGCGCGGCTGCCTCCGTGGAGAAGGCGCGTGCCGACGCCGGCATCCGCATGGCCGATGTCAACTATGCCGCGATCTACGACAGCTTCACGATCACGCTGACGATTCTTCTCGAGGAAATCGGGCTGGCGCCGCGCGGCGGCGCAGGCCGGCAGGCGCGCGAAGGCCGCTTCGATCACGACGGGATAGTGCCGCTGAATACGCACGGCGGACTGCTTTCCTACGGCCATTGCGGCGTCGGCGGCGCGATGGCGCATCTGGTCGAAATGCACCGGCAACTGACAAACCGGGCGCAGAACCGGCAGGCGAAGAACGCCAGTCTGGCGTTGCTGCACGGCGACGGCGGGGTGCTTTCGTCGCACGTTTCCCTGGTGGTGGAGGCAGCTTGA
- the pal gene encoding peptidoglycan-associated lipoprotein Pal has protein sequence MIQPSAFQSLRKFSLAAICVILAACSTMQKSSTGSGDQAAAPISEAAKPETAAKPDASAGKSSNSTGAAGQSNSNPANSSGAAGANAGSRQRSSEGSTASSDNDEAAQLKRQLAEQDAQINKLRSDQLTGADQLAGVGQEEPVAGREAMDAAKQSDQQSAAGTKDQAASPGEAATSKAQDELAIFPRDGKTADDGSGQPALAPVLDRSVYFGYDQFSVPDKYDSMLIAHAAYLKAHPDVETEVQGNCDERGSREYNLALGARRAESVKRALELAGADGGRINAISYGSEKPVATGKDEESYSQNRRADIVY, from the coding sequence ATGATCCAACCATCCGCTTTTCAATCGTTGCGGAAATTTTCCCTGGCTGCGATCTGTGTAATTCTCGCAGCGTGTTCTACGATGCAGAAAAGCAGCACAGGCTCGGGCGACCAGGCGGCTGCGCCTATTTCCGAGGCTGCGAAGCCGGAAACCGCAGCGAAACCGGACGCTTCCGCCGGAAAATCTTCGAATTCGACCGGTGCGGCCGGGCAGTCCAATTCCAATCCCGCGAACTCTTCCGGTGCGGCCGGAGCGAACGCAGGCTCAAGGCAGCGCTCGTCTGAGGGCAGTACGGCAAGCAGCGATAACGATGAGGCGGCACAACTGAAACGCCAGCTCGCCGAACAGGACGCGCAGATCAACAAGCTTCGCAGCGACCAACTGACGGGTGCGGACCAACTGGCGGGCGTGGGACAGGAAGAACCGGTCGCGGGACGTGAAGCAATGGACGCGGCGAAGCAGTCGGACCAGCAATCCGCTGCGGGCACGAAGGATCAGGCCGCCTCGCCGGGCGAGGCGGCCACGTCCAAGGCGCAGGACGAGTTGGCGATTTTCCCCAGAGATGGAAAAACAGCGGACGACGGCAGCGGCCAGCCAGCGCTTGCGCCCGTGCTCGATCGCAGCGTGTATTTCGGCTACGACCAATTTTCCGTGCCCGACAAATATGATTCGATGCTGATAGCCCACGCTGCTTATCTGAAGGCCCATCCTGACGTAGAAACGGAAGTGCAGGGCAACTGCGACGAACGCGGCAGCCGCGAATACAATCTTGCACTGGGTGCCCGGCGCGCAGAGTCGGTGAAGCGCGCACTGGAGCTGGCCGGCGCGGACGGCGGCCGCATCAACGCCATCAGCTACGGTTCGGAAAAACCGGTTGCCACCGGCAAGGATGAAGAAAGTTACAGCCAGAATCGCCGCGCGGACATCGTCTATTGA
- a CDS encoding IclR family transcriptional regulator codes for MPTRASAINSVQKSCRILRSLTEPRVSRLSEIAAQTGLNKVTTLRILEVLSREGFVKRDDKTKTYSLGNEVFILAAALRDRDDLRARARPSLVRLAAMSEDSVLLTVRSGGTESVCVDREVGPFPIRANYLDIGSRRPLGIGAGAMALLAWQSEAEIEAILPLVEQRLPQFPKVSMTWLRNEIDRSRERGYTVFLNMLVDRMGAVGVPIFGADGRPVAAISIAALSDRLSSRMEQLVDMLKREAEIIGNPKRS; via the coding sequence ATGCCTACCAGAGCATCCGCAATCAACTCCGTACAGAAATCTTGCCGCATCCTGCGGTCGCTGACCGAGCCGCGGGTGAGCCGTCTGTCCGAAATCGCCGCGCAGACCGGGCTCAACAAAGTCACCACGCTGCGTATCCTCGAAGTGCTGTCCCGCGAGGGGTTCGTGAAGCGCGACGACAAGACCAAGACGTACTCGCTCGGCAACGAAGTATTCATTCTCGCTGCGGCGCTGCGCGATCGCGACGACCTGCGCGCCCGCGCGCGGCCGTCGCTGGTGCGCTTGGCCGCGATGTCCGAGGATTCGGTACTGTTGACCGTGCGCAGCGGCGGCACCGAATCGGTCTGCGTCGACCGCGAAGTCGGGCCCTTTCCGATTCGAGCGAATTACCTCGACATCGGCAGCCGGCGCCCGCTGGGCATCGGCGCGGGCGCGATGGCGCTTCTTGCCTGGCAATCGGAAGCCGAGATCGAGGCCATCCTGCCGCTGGTCGAGCAGCGTCTGCCGCAGTTTCCCAAAGTCAGCATGACCTGGCTGAGAAACGAGATCGACCGCTCCCGCGAGCGTGGCTACACGGTGTTCCTGAACATGCTCGTCGATCGCATGGGTGCCGTCGGCGTACCGATTTTCGGCGCCGACGGCAGGCCGGTCGCCGCAATCAGCATCGCGGCGCTCTCGGACCGGCTGTCCTCGCGGATGGAGCAACTGGTCGACATGCTCAAGCGCGAAGCCGAAATCATCGGGAATCCGAAGAGAAGCTAG
- a CDS encoding cyclase family protein, whose protein sequence is MAASTRWKNRPQGSTWGDFGPDDQLGRLNLLTPEKVKQGITEVKEGLVFCLSLPLDYPGGNLLNPRRHPPILRPTLRNGRPNMVYVVQRDNPDATDVINDDAVILHLQYSTQWDSLAHVGQLFDADGDGKPEPVFYNGYRAGKEISGPTDPDDAGAIGNVPAKTTTAVHALGVENMAVNCVQGRGVMIDLHAHVGRASIAVGYDQLMRIMEKDQVVVEKGDMVCLHTGFAQMILEMNKQPDQHKLEHSCATLDGRDQKLLQWITDSGLVSLIADNYAVEAHPATSHDGRCATLPLHEHCLFKLGVNLGEIWHLTPLANWLREHKRSRFLLTAPPLRLPGAVGSPATPVATV, encoded by the coding sequence ATGGCTGCATCGACACGCTGGAAGAACCGGCCGCAGGGCTCGACCTGGGGCGATTTCGGACCGGACGATCAACTCGGACGGCTGAACCTGCTCACACCCGAGAAGGTGAAGCAGGGCATCACAGAGGTGAAGGAAGGCCTGGTTTTCTGTCTGAGCCTGCCGCTGGATTATCCGGGTGGCAACCTGCTCAACCCGCGACGCCATCCGCCGATCCTGCGCCCGACCCTGCGCAATGGCCGCCCGAACATGGTCTACGTCGTGCAGCGCGACAACCCGGATGCCACCGACGTCATCAACGACGACGCGGTGATCCTGCACCTGCAGTATTCGACGCAGTGGGATAGCCTGGCGCATGTCGGTCAGTTGTTCGACGCCGACGGCGACGGCAAGCCGGAACCGGTGTTCTACAACGGCTACCGCGCCGGCAAGGAGATCTCCGGTCCGACCGACCCGGACGATGCCGGCGCGATCGGCAACGTGCCGGCGAAAACGACGACGGCGGTGCACGCGCTCGGCGTCGAAAACATGGCGGTGAACTGCGTCCAGGGCCGCGGCGTAATGATTGACCTGCACGCGCACGTCGGCCGCGCCAGCATCGCGGTCGGCTATGACCAGCTGATGCGCATCATGGAAAAGGACCAGGTTGTCGTCGAAAAAGGCGACATGGTCTGCCTGCACACCGGCTTTGCGCAGATGATCCTGGAAATGAACAAGCAGCCGGATCAGCACAAGCTGGAACATTCCTGCGCAACGCTCGACGGGCGCGACCAGAAGCTGCTGCAGTGGATCACGGATTCCGGACTTGTCTCGCTGATCGCGGACAATTACGCGGTGGAAGCGCATCCGGCCACCAGCCACGACGGCCGTTGCGCGACATTGCCGCTGCACGAGCATTGCCTGTTCAAGCTCGGCGTGAACCTCGGCGAGATCTGGCATCTGACGCCGCTCGCTAACTGGTTGCGCGAACACAAGCGTTCGCGCTTTCTGCTTACCGCGCCACCGCTGCGTTTGCCCGGCGCCGTTGGTTCTCCGGCCACGCCGGTAGCCACCGTTTAA
- a CDS encoding ABC transporter ATP-binding protein — protein sequence MRTDRPLLKVDNLHVAYGKAEVVHGISLEVRNGEFTVMLGRNGAGKSTTLHAISGLIPKKSGRVEFDGRDLSNATPRDIVRAGVVQVLEGHRVFTTLTVEDNLLIGTYARSPYGDRSKLGRIYELFPELKEKREDPASRLSGGQQQILAVAQGVIGEPRLLILDEPSAGLAPLVIDRILSVAAELCKGGMAILLVEQLVEKALRHAGYCYLVETGRIAAAGTPKEIQASDVLHQTYLGGRKSEPVAGN from the coding sequence TTGAGGACCGACCGGCCGCTGCTGAAAGTGGACAATTTGCACGTCGCCTACGGCAAGGCCGAGGTCGTGCACGGTATTTCCCTGGAAGTGCGCAACGGCGAATTTACCGTGATGCTCGGCCGCAACGGTGCGGGCAAGAGCACCACGCTGCACGCGATTTCGGGACTGATTCCGAAGAAGTCCGGCCGCGTCGAATTCGACGGCCGCGACCTGAGCAATGCGACGCCGCGCGACATCGTGCGTGCCGGCGTGGTTCAGGTGCTGGAAGGCCATCGCGTCTTCACCACGCTGACGGTCGAAGACAACCTCCTGATCGGCACCTATGCGCGCAGCCCTTACGGCGATCGCTCGAAGCTCGGGCGCATCTACGAGCTGTTTCCGGAACTCAAGGAAAAGCGCGAGGATCCCGCCTCGCGCCTGTCGGGCGGACAGCAGCAGATTCTCGCGGTTGCGCAAGGCGTGATCGGCGAACCGCGCCTGCTCATCCTCGACGAGCCTTCGGCCGGATTGGCGCCGCTGGTCATCGACCGGATTCTTTCGGTCGCCGCCGAACTGTGCAAAGGCGGGATGGCGATCTTGCTGGTCGAGCAACTGGTGGAAAAAGCACTGCGCCACGCCGGTTACTGTTACCTGGTGGAGACCGGACGCATCGCCGCCGCCGGCACGCCGAAGGAAATCCAGGCGAGCGACGTGCTGCATCAGACTTACCTCGGCGGCCGGAAAAGCGAACCGGTGGCGGGAAATTGA
- a CDS encoding MFS transporter — protein MFAWIRELSGQEKKTLIAAYGGWSVDAFDFMIYTFVIPALIAAWGMSKGQAGLIATSALLMSALGGWIAGALSDRFGRVRVLQITIAWFACFTFLCGFTQSFEQLLVVRSLQGLGFGGEWAVGSVMIGEIIRAEHRGKAVGTVQSGWAVGWGAAALMFAVFFTLLPDDIAWRALFWTGLAPALLIFYIRRHVRDPEVFTATLARAGAQRTNFLEIFSPQLLRITVLTSLMATGMQGGYYAVTIWLPTYLKTVRGLSVIGTGGYLAVIISGAFVGYLTAAWLSDRIGRRNTFFLFAVCSAATAVTYTLVPISDAQMLVLGFPLGFFVSGNFSGVGAYFTELFPSRVRGSGQGFAYNFGRGIGALFPALVGFLSTSMPLGRAIGIFAGSAFVVVIIAVALLPETRGKQLVVYD, from the coding sequence ATGTTCGCGTGGATCCGGGAACTGTCAGGGCAGGAAAAAAAGACGCTGATCGCCGCCTATGGCGGATGGTCGGTCGATGCGTTCGACTTCATGATCTACACCTTTGTCATTCCTGCCCTGATTGCTGCGTGGGGCATGAGCAAAGGACAGGCCGGATTGATCGCCACCTCTGCGCTGCTGATGTCGGCGCTGGGCGGCTGGATCGCCGGCGCACTGTCCGACCGTTTCGGCCGGGTGCGTGTTCTGCAGATCACCATCGCCTGGTTTGCCTGTTTCACCTTCCTGTGCGGCTTTACCCAATCCTTCGAGCAACTGCTGGTGGTGCGCAGCCTGCAGGGCCTGGGCTTCGGCGGAGAATGGGCGGTGGGCTCGGTGATGATCGGCGAGATCATCCGAGCGGAGCACCGCGGCAAGGCGGTGGGCACGGTGCAGAGCGGCTGGGCCGTCGGCTGGGGCGCAGCGGCGCTGATGTTCGCGGTGTTTTTCACGCTGCTGCCCGACGACATCGCCTGGCGTGCCCTGTTCTGGACCGGGCTGGCGCCGGCGCTGCTGATCTTCTACATCCGCCGTCACGTGAGAGATCCCGAAGTGTTCACCGCCACGCTGGCGCGCGCCGGCGCGCAGCGCACGAACTTCCTCGAAATCTTCTCGCCGCAGTTGCTGCGCATCACGGTGCTGACCAGTCTGATGGCGACCGGCATGCAGGGCGGCTACTATGCGGTGACCATCTGGCTGCCGACCTATCTGAAAACGGTGCGCGGGCTGTCGGTGATCGGTACCGGGGGATACCTCGCGGTGATCATATCCGGCGCGTTCGTCGGCTATCTGACGGCTGCCTGGTTGTCGGACCGCATCGGCCGGCGCAATACTTTCTTCCTGTTCGCCGTTTGCTCGGCGGCGACCGCCGTGACGTATACGCTGGTTCCGATCAGCGATGCGCAGATGCTGGTGCTCGGGTTCCCCCTGGGATTTTTCGTATCGGGGAATTTCAGCGGCGTCGGCGCCTATTTCACCGAACTCTTCCCCAGCCGGGTGCGCGGCTCCGGACAGGGCTTCGCCTACAATTTCGGACGCGGCATCGGCGCGCTGTTTCCCGCGCTGGTCGGATTCCTCAGCACCAGCATGCCGCTCGGCCGGGCGATCGGAATATTCGCGGGATCCGCTTTCGTCGTGGTGATCATCGCGGTAGCGCTGCTGCCGGAAACCCGCGGCAAACAACTCGTCGTCTACGACTAG
- a CDS encoding TPM domain-containing protein, protein MNRALKLLVLLGFCWTGLSAVGDTTIPYLSGRVVDQAEILSAPARERIGNMLRAHERATGNQIAVLTINGIGAESIEDFAVRVFESWKLGDREKNNGVVIVIAPQEHRMRIEVGYGLEGTLTDVVADRIIRNLMTPRFHEENYDVGVEAGATAVIQILENRQPAAADADWAAPAKLASGFHVEPAPMPLAERILISLFVFGIIGLFTFIGIVTPGGMGWFLYVFLIPFWSMFPMAIFGSHAALFIIGTYATLYPIAKILIARMPWYLKAQEDLKTKGVAQIGGMTIRPGGSGGSSGGFSSGGGFSGGGGRSGGGGASGSW, encoded by the coding sequence ATGAATCGCGCACTGAAATTGCTGGTACTGCTCGGCTTCTGCTGGACCGGTTTGTCGGCGGTTGGCGACACAACGATTCCCTATCTTTCCGGCCGCGTCGTCGATCAGGCCGAAATCCTGTCCGCGCCCGCGCGCGAACGCATCGGCAACATGCTGCGGGCGCACGAGCGCGCTACCGGCAACCAGATCGCGGTGCTCACCATCAATGGCATCGGCGCGGAAAGCATCGAGGATTTCGCGGTGCGGGTGTTCGAAAGCTGGAAACTGGGGGACCGCGAAAAGAACAATGGCGTGGTGATCGTGATTGCGCCGCAGGAACACCGTATGCGTATCGAGGTCGGCTATGGCCTGGAAGGCACGCTGACCGATGTCGTCGCCGACCGCATCATCCGCAATCTCATGACGCCTCGCTTCCATGAGGAAAACTACGACGTCGGGGTCGAAGCTGGCGCCACGGCGGTAATCCAGATCCTGGAAAACAGGCAGCCGGCGGCTGCGGACGCCGACTGGGCCGCGCCGGCGAAGCTTGCTTCGGGCTTCCATGTCGAGCCGGCACCGATGCCGCTGGCCGAGCGCATCCTGATCAGCCTGTTCGTGTTCGGCATTATTGGCCTGTTCACGTTTATCGGCATCGTCACCCCGGGAGGGATGGGCTGGTTCCTGTATGTCTTTCTGATCCCGTTCTGGTCGATGTTTCCGATGGCGATCTTCGGCAGCCATGCCGCCCTCTTCATCATTGGCACGTACGCAACGCTCTATCCGATCGCCAAGATCCTGATCGCCCGCATGCCCTGGTATCTCAAGGCGCAGGAAGATCTGAAGACCAAGGGCGTCGCCCAGATCGGTGGCATGACGATCCGTCCAGGCGGCAGCGGCGGCAGCTCTGGCGGATTCTCGAGCGGCGGTGGATTTTCCGGTGGGGGCGGACGGTCGGGAGGTGGAGGTGCGAGCGGAAGCTGGTAA